The proteins below come from a single Natrinema sp. SYSU A 869 genomic window:
- a CDS encoding methylmalonyl-CoA mutase family protein has protein sequence MYDDEDLDEIREAGEQWEAETLEPTLERRGERRDRFATVSNHEVDRLYTPDDVSDLDYLEDLGFPGEEPYTRGPYPTMYRGRTWTMRQFAGFGTAEETNERFHYLIDEGQTGLSTAFDMPSLMGLDSDDPMSEGEIGKEGVAVDTLRDMEILFDGIDLVEISTSFTINPSAPVIYAMYVALADQRDVPREKLRGTLQNDMFKEFIAQKEWVIPPKPSLDLVTDVLEFSTRETPKFHPISVSGYHIREAGSTAVQELAFTLADGFGYVEDAMDRGLDVDEFAPRLSFFFNCHNSFFEEIAKFRAARRIYARVMDDWYGAEADESKRLKFHTQTAGQSLTAQQPLNNVARVTIQALAGVLGGTQSLHTNSFDEALALPGEKAVRVALRTQQIIADESGAADIVDPMGGSFAVETLTNEIEERTMRYIEEIREMGDGSVRDGILNGIEDGYFLREIQDASYEYQERVERGEEVVVGVNKYTLEEDTSPDILQIDETTAERQLGRLEDVKADRDDAAVEKALEALREASERGENTMPYIVDAVKAYATMGEIMGVFEDLYGAYSENLGLA, from the coding sequence ATGTACGACGATGAGGATCTCGATGAGATCCGCGAAGCAGGCGAGCAGTGGGAGGCGGAAACGCTCGAGCCGACCCTCGAGCGCCGCGGCGAACGACGGGACCGGTTCGCGACGGTATCGAACCACGAGGTCGACCGGCTCTACACCCCCGACGACGTTTCGGATCTCGACTACCTCGAGGACTTGGGATTTCCGGGCGAGGAACCCTACACGCGGGGGCCGTACCCGACGATGTACCGTGGGCGGACGTGGACGATGCGCCAGTTCGCCGGCTTCGGAACTGCTGAGGAGACCAACGAGCGGTTTCACTACCTGATCGACGAGGGCCAGACCGGTCTCTCGACGGCGTTCGACATGCCCTCCCTGATGGGCCTGGACTCGGACGACCCAATGAGCGAAGGTGAGATCGGCAAGGAGGGCGTCGCGGTCGACACGCTCCGGGACATGGAGATCCTCTTCGACGGGATCGACTTAGTGGAGATTTCGACCTCCTTTACGATCAACCCCTCCGCGCCGGTGATCTACGCGATGTACGTCGCGCTGGCCGACCAGCGGGACGTGCCCCGCGAGAAACTGCGCGGGACCCTCCAGAACGACATGTTCAAGGAGTTCATCGCCCAGAAGGAGTGGGTGATCCCACCCAAGCCGTCGCTCGATCTCGTGACGGACGTCCTCGAGTTCAGCACGCGGGAAACGCCGAAGTTCCATCCGATCTCGGTCTCGGGCTATCACATCCGCGAGGCGGGTTCGACGGCCGTTCAGGAACTCGCCTTTACCCTCGCGGACGGCTTCGGCTACGTCGAGGATGCGATGGACCGCGGGCTCGATGTCGACGAGTTCGCGCCGCGGCTCTCCTTCTTCTTCAACTGCCACAACTCCTTCTTCGAGGAAATCGCGAAGTTCCGAGCGGCACGCCGGATCTACGCGCGGGTGATGGACGACTGGTACGGCGCGGAGGCTGACGAGTCCAAACGTCTCAAGTTCCACACCCAGACGGCGGGCCAGTCGTTGACGGCCCAGCAACCGTTGAACAACGTCGCCCGGGTGACGATCCAGGCGCTGGCCGGCGTCCTTGGGGGCACCCAGTCGCTCCACACCAACAGCTTCGACGAGGCGCTCGCCCTGCCCGGCGAGAAGGCCGTCCGGGTTGCGCTGCGAACCCAGCAGATCATCGCCGACGAGTCCGGCGCGGCCGACATCGTCGACCCAATGGGCGGCTCCTTCGCCGTCGAGACGCTCACGAACGAGATCGAGGAGCGAACGATGCGCTATATCGAGGAAATCCGGGAGATGGGCGACGGCTCGGTCCGCGACGGCATCCTCAACGGAATCGAGGACGGCTATTTCCTCCGAGAGATCCAGGACGCGTCCTACGAGTACCAGGAACGCGTCGAGCGCGGCGAGGAGGTCGTCGTCGGCGTCAACAAGTACACCCTCGAGGAGGACACCAGTCCCGACATTCTCCAGATCGACGAAACCACGGCCGAACGGCAGCTCGGCCGGCTCGAGGACGTGAAAGCAGACCGGGATGACGCGGCGGTCGAGAAGGCGCTCGAGGCGCTACGCGAGGCCAGTGAGCGCGGCGAGAACACGATGCCGTACATCGTCGACGCGGTGAAAGCCTACGCGACGATGGGCGAGATCATGGGCGTCTTCGAGGACCTGTACGGTGCATACAGCGAGAACCTCGGACTGGCGTAA
- a CDS encoding MEDS domain-containing protein gives MSFKTRGPIESFEGHADNDHFAHIYEDHAEQFETVVPFIREGLERGERCIYVADDNTVGEVRDAMRTRGIDIDTALESGALTVYTPDDTYCQTGEFDREAMLEFWEETLDDATASEFTGLRAAAEMTWALEADETSADQLCEYEALLNPLYDGDDYTVLCQYNRSRFPAEILHDVLKTHPFLVYDDTTICQNFYYTPPEEYFGPDQPSRELDRKLATLVDRTDARETIETRERYQRDLYETIASPNTSLDEKIEELLELGCDRFDLEIGYFTKTTGDNAFEIVEAVGDHERINPGSTVSLCETYCEKLLAAPGPISVPDAVEVGWTDDPAYERFGLDAYFGMTVHAGGEEYGTLCFAAETPREKRFSSAEQTFLNLMGQWVEYELERQRRERFLRESYRITADPDRDFEEKLEQLLEVGQEWFGLEMGGLNHLPSWGGEFRLEKGVGLGIDPEDELWSDPGYEHFCRATIEADEPVAMADVRGTDWEDDEIHREFGLMSYLGTRVMNGATPYGTFWFGSTDPRDRSFSETERTFIELLGQWISYELERKQRERHQQTLSRIAADPGRPFEEKLDDIFELGCERFDLEFGGLAQIDPASDSFTVEAMHGDHDRLEPGVEVPLSETYCRATVGDGTIADITDPDRSGFGNTLAYEAFGVETYLGTRIDLENQPDRTFFFMSTDSRDREFTDAERTFHHLMAQWVTFELERRRREQALEESNERLEQFAYAASHDLQEPLRMVTSYLQLLEKRYGDAFDEDGEEFLAYAVDGAERMRDMIDGLLEYSRIETRGDPFEPVDLDPLLDDVLTDLRLQIEESNAEITVDRLPRVSGDPSQLRQVFQNLLNNAIQYSGETPPRVHIDANRRGREWVISVRDDGIGIDPDDQDRVFTVFDRLHSHDEYEGTGIGLALCQRIVERHGGDIWVDSNPGEGATFSLTLHALREQ, from the coding sequence TTGAGTTTCAAAACTCGCGGCCCCATCGAATCGTTCGAGGGTCATGCGGACAACGACCACTTCGCGCATATTTACGAGGACCATGCCGAACAGTTCGAGACGGTCGTCCCGTTCATTCGGGAGGGGCTCGAACGCGGCGAGCGATGTATCTACGTCGCCGATGACAATACCGTCGGTGAGGTGCGTGATGCGATGCGAACTCGCGGCATCGACATCGATACTGCCCTCGAATCGGGGGCGCTCACGGTGTACACGCCGGACGATACCTACTGCCAGACCGGCGAGTTCGACCGCGAGGCGATGCTAGAATTTTGGGAAGAGACCCTCGATGATGCGACTGCAAGCGAATTTACGGGGCTCAGAGCCGCCGCTGAGATGACGTGGGCGCTCGAGGCCGACGAGACAAGCGCCGACCAACTCTGTGAGTACGAAGCACTGCTCAATCCGCTCTATGACGGTGATGACTACACTGTCCTCTGTCAGTACAACCGCAGTCGGTTTCCGGCGGAGATTCTCCATGACGTCCTCAAGACCCATCCGTTTCTCGTCTACGACGACACCACTATCTGCCAGAACTTCTACTATACCCCGCCCGAGGAATATTTCGGCCCCGATCAACCGTCGCGCGAACTGGACCGGAAGTTGGCAACGCTGGTCGACCGAACCGACGCGCGGGAGACGATCGAAACCCGAGAGCGCTATCAGCGAGACCTCTACGAGACGATCGCCAGTCCGAACACGTCGCTCGACGAGAAAATCGAGGAGCTGTTGGAACTGGGCTGTGACCGATTCGATCTCGAGATCGGATACTTCACGAAAACGACCGGTGACAACGCGTTCGAGATCGTGGAAGCCGTCGGCGACCACGAGAGAATCAACCCGGGCAGTACCGTGTCACTCTGCGAGACGTACTGTGAGAAGTTGCTTGCAGCACCCGGCCCGATCTCCGTCCCGGATGCGGTGGAGGTAGGCTGGACCGACGATCCTGCCTACGAACGGTTCGGGTTGGATGCCTACTTCGGGATGACCGTCCACGCCGGCGGCGAGGAGTACGGGACGCTGTGTTTCGCCGCTGAGACACCGCGCGAAAAACGGTTTTCGAGCGCCGAACAGACGTTCCTCAACCTGATGGGCCAGTGGGTCGAGTACGAACTGGAGCGCCAGCGCCGCGAGCGCTTCCTCCGCGAGAGTTACCGGATCACGGCCGACCCCGACCGTGACTTCGAGGAGAAACTCGAGCAGTTGCTCGAGGTCGGCCAGGAGTGGTTCGGCCTCGAGATGGGCGGGCTGAACCATCTGCCGTCGTGGGGCGGCGAGTTCCGGTTGGAGAAGGGAGTCGGCCTCGGTATCGACCCCGAAGACGAACTGTGGTCAGATCCGGGGTACGAGCACTTCTGTCGCGCCACCATCGAAGCCGACGAGCCCGTCGCCATGGCGGACGTCCGCGGCACCGACTGGGAGGACGACGAGATCCATCGCGAATTCGGATTGATGAGCTATCTCGGGACGCGGGTGATGAACGGCGCGACACCGTACGGGACGTTTTGGTTCGGGAGCACGGACCCACGTGACCGGTCGTTCTCCGAGACCGAGCGCACGTTCATCGAGTTGCTGGGCCAGTGGATCAGCTACGAACTCGAACGCAAACAGCGAGAACGCCACCAACAGACGTTGAGCCGGATCGCCGCCGATCCCGGTCGGCCGTTCGAGGAGAAACTGGACGACATCTTCGAGTTGGGATGCGAGCGATTTGATCTGGAGTTCGGCGGACTCGCACAGATCGACCCGGCGAGCGATTCGTTCACCGTGGAAGCCATGCACGGTGACCACGACCGACTTGAGCCCGGCGTAGAGGTACCGCTTTCGGAGACGTACTGTCGGGCGACGGTCGGAGACGGAACGATAGCCGACATTACTGATCCCGACCGATCCGGATTCGGGAACACCCTCGCGTACGAAGCGTTCGGCGTCGAGACCTATCTCGGAACGCGAATCGATCTGGAGAACCAGCCCGACCGAACGTTCTTCTTCATGTCAACGGACTCGCGCGACCGGGAGTTTACCGACGCTGAACGGACGTTCCACCATCTCATGGCGCAGTGGGTCACGTTCGAACTCGAACGGAGGCGTCGCGAACAGGCGCTCGAGGAATCGAACGAGCGCTTAGAGCAGTTCGCCTACGCTGCCTCCCACGACCTGCAAGAGCCCCTGCGGATGGTTACGAGCTATCTCCAACTCCTCGAGAAGCGGTACGGCGACGCCTTCGATGAGGACGGCGAGGAGTTCCTCGCGTACGCCGTCGACGGAGCCGAGCGGATGCGCGACATGATCGACGGCTTGCTCGAGTACTCTCGCATCGAAACGCGGGGCGATCCGTTCGAACCGGTCGATCTGGACCCCCTTCTCGACGACGTGCTCACGGACTTGCGGCTTCAAATCGAGGAGAGCAATGCAGAGATTACGGTCGATCGACTCCCTCGTGTGTCGGGTGATCCCAGTCAGTTACGACAGGTCTTCCAGAACCTGCTCAATAACGCCATCCAGTACAGCGGCGAGACGCCGCCCCGTGTTCACATCGATGCGAACCGTCGCGGCCGAGAATGGGTCATCTCGGTACGGGACGATGGGATCGGTATCGATCCGGACGATCAGGATCGCGTGTTCACCGTTTTCGATCGGCTCCACAGTCACGACGAGTACGAAGGGACGGGCATCGGACTGGCACTCTGTCAACGAATTGTCGAGCGCCACGGCGGCGACATCTGGGTCGATTCCAATCCCGGCGAGGGAGCGACGTTCTCGCTTACGCTCCACGCGCTACGAGAGCAGTGA
- a CDS encoding NuoM family protein, producing the protein MMIEALIAVALVGALVTFVAPNRIAGKLAFAISLVPAALSLWLFAAFDGSGNALLDGELAFESQAAWLEIGNHSISWFVGLDGISLPLVVLTTILCTLAIVSSWTPIDDRESQFYGLILFIEANLIGVFSALDFFLWFVFWEAVLIPMYLLIGIWGGPRRKYAAIKFFVYTNVASLVMFGSFIMLVFGLGDSVTSFALPEIASAMVNGGPEGLFGLGGTTLASVVFIGMFLGFAVKVPIVPFHTWLPDAHVEAPTPASILLAGVLLKMGTYALLRFNFTMFPNQVETYAIPIAAIAVISVIYGAMLALAQTDLKRIVAYSSVSSMGYVILGLVAYTQFGVGGATFQMVSHGLISGLMFMAVGVIYNATHTRMVTDMSGMADRMPIAVGILIAGAFGYMGLPLMSGFYGEFTIFFGTFGSELLDYSPLFTAAAMFGIVIVAGYLLFALQRAVFGPYRLETDYEVGRAPMHDVASMVVLLGLIILLGVAPDLIFDMITDAVDPIIRGGL; encoded by the coding sequence ATGATGATAGAAGCGCTTATCGCTGTCGCACTGGTCGGCGCGCTGGTGACGTTCGTCGCGCCGAATCGAATCGCCGGCAAACTCGCGTTCGCGATTAGCCTCGTTCCGGCAGCGCTCAGCCTCTGGCTGTTTGCTGCCTTCGACGGCAGCGGGAACGCCTTACTCGACGGCGAACTGGCGTTTGAATCGCAGGCGGCGTGGCTCGAGATCGGCAACCACTCGATTTCGTGGTTCGTCGGTCTTGATGGGATCAGCCTGCCGCTGGTCGTCCTGACGACGATCCTCTGTACGCTGGCGATTGTCAGCTCGTGGACACCGATCGACGACCGGGAATCCCAGTTCTACGGGCTCATCCTCTTCATTGAAGCGAACCTAATTGGCGTCTTCTCGGCGCTTGACTTCTTCCTGTGGTTCGTCTTCTGGGAGGCAGTCCTGATCCCGATGTATCTGCTGATCGGCATCTGGGGCGGTCCACGCCGGAAGTACGCCGCGATCAAGTTCTTCGTCTACACAAACGTGGCGTCACTGGTGATGTTCGGGTCGTTCATCATGCTCGTCTTCGGGCTCGGTGACTCCGTCACCTCCTTCGCGCTGCCCGAAATCGCGTCGGCGATGGTCAACGGCGGACCCGAGGGCCTCTTCGGACTCGGCGGAACGACCCTGGCATCGGTCGTTTTCATCGGGATGTTCCTTGGGTTCGCGGTGAAGGTGCCGATCGTCCCCTTCCATACGTGGCTGCCCGACGCTCACGTGGAGGCCCCGACGCCGGCCTCGATACTGCTGGCCGGCGTTTTGCTGAAGATGGGGACCTACGCACTGCTGCGGTTCAACTTCACGATGTTCCCGAACCAGGTCGAGACCTACGCGATTCCGATCGCTGCGATCGCCGTGATCAGCGTCATCTATGGCGCGATGCTGGCGCTCGCCCAGACCGACCTCAAACGGATCGTCGCCTACTCCTCGGTCTCGTCGATGGGCTACGTCATCCTCGGACTGGTCGCCTATACCCAGTTCGGGGTCGGCGGCGCGACCTTCCAGATGGTCTCCCACGGCCTGATATCGGGACTGATGTTCATGGCCGTCGGCGTCATCTACAACGCGACCCACACGCGGATGGTCACCGACATGTCCGGGATGGCAGACCGGATGCCGATCGCAGTGGGCATACTGATCGCTGGCGCGTTCGGATACATGGGGCTGCCGCTAATGAGTGGCTTCTACGGCGAGTTCACGATCTTCTTCGGGACCTTCGGCTCCGAGTTGCTCGATTACTCGCCGCTCTTTACCGCGGCGGCGATGTTCGGCATCGTCATCGTCGCGGGCTACCTGTTGTTCGCGCTCCAGCGGGCGGTGTTCGGACCGTATCGACTCGAAACCGACTACGAAGTCGGCCGCGCACCCATGCACGACGTCGCGTCGATGGTCGTACTGCTGGGACTCATCATCCTTCTGGGCGTGGCTCCTGACCTGATCTTCGACATGATAACCGACGCAGTCGACCCGATCATCAGAGGTGGTCTCTGA
- a CDS encoding DHH family phosphoesterase, protein MVFRLVLGCGTVCRQVIEQLSERDSDRLLVITADEGIVETLRDESVPARSADPSDPDAIANVDPPDVIFVGSDRTDVNRTALQGARDRFPEASIVAYLGGNATAADRDRFDELADTVVDPTTALADRALDGTASSLAESAIELREQLTDIDGRLAVVAHDNPDPDALASAVALVAIAESVGVDADACYFGEISHQENRAMVNLLELNLRNLSHDDSLGEYSAFALVDHSRPGVNDQLPSDLHVDIVIDHHPPRGPVPGEFVDLRQGAGATSTVLTEYLERFDLDVDAATATALLYGIRVDTNDFTREVSPADFRAASLLWPRVDTSLLDQIEQPSLEGETLETIARAIKNRVQRDSVAVASVGRIGDRDALPQAADQLLTMEGIETTLVFGFAEEMVFLSARSRAADVDLGETLRDGFNRIGSAGGHADMAGAQLQIGILGSADDEKEIESIVSVVEEVITNRFFEAIETRPGVPVGAYTQTSEWLFTQRGEPEDGESA, encoded by the coding sequence ATGGTTTTCCGGCTCGTGCTCGGCTGTGGGACCGTCTGCCGACAGGTCATAGAGCAACTGTCCGAGCGCGACAGCGACCGACTGCTCGTTATTACCGCCGACGAGGGCATTGTCGAGACGTTGCGCGACGAGAGCGTGCCGGCTCGCAGTGCCGACCCATCCGACCCCGACGCCATCGCGAACGTCGACCCGCCGGACGTGATCTTCGTCGGCAGCGACCGTACCGACGTCAATCGAACCGCACTCCAGGGCGCGCGGGATCGCTTCCCCGAGGCATCGATCGTGGCGTATCTGGGCGGGAACGCGACGGCGGCGGATCGCGACCGGTTCGACGAGTTGGCGGACACCGTCGTCGACCCGACGACCGCGCTGGCCGATCGGGCACTCGACGGCACGGCAAGCTCGTTGGCCGAATCCGCCATCGAACTCCGAGAGCAACTCACGGACATCGATGGCCGGCTGGCGGTCGTCGCCCACGACAATCCCGATCCGGACGCGCTCGCAAGCGCCGTTGCACTCGTCGCCATCGCAGAGTCGGTCGGCGTCGATGCCGACGCCTGTTACTTTGGCGAGATTTCACACCAAGAGAACCGGGCGATGGTCAACCTCCTCGAGTTAAACCTGCGAAACTTGTCTCACGACGATTCGCTCGGGGAGTATTCGGCCTTCGCGCTGGTCGACCACTCCCGACCCGGCGTCAACGACCAGCTCCCGTCGGACCTCCATGTCGACATCGTCATCGATCACCATCCACCTCGCGGCCCGGTCCCCGGGGAGTTCGTCGACCTCCGACAGGGTGCGGGCGCGACTAGTACCGTCCTGACCGAGTACCTCGAGCGATTCGATCTCGACGTCGATGCCGCGACCGCGACGGCGCTGCTGTATGGGATCCGGGTCGACACGAACGACTTTACCCGGGAAGTCTCCCCTGCGGACTTCCGCGCCGCGTCGCTGCTGTGGCCCCGCGTCGACACGTCGCTGCTGGACCAGATCGAGCAGCCCTCCCTCGAGGGTGAGACCCTCGAGACGATCGCCCGAGCGATCAAGAACCGAGTACAGCGCGATTCGGTGGCCGTCGCCAGCGTCGGGCGGATCGGCGACCGGGACGCGTTGCCCCAGGCGGCCGACCAATTACTCACGATGGAGGGCATTGAGACGACACTCGTCTTCGGGTTCGCCGAGGAGATGGTCTTTCTGTCAGCCCGGTCGCGGGCGGCGGACGTCGATCTTGGTGAGACGCTCCGGGACGGGTTCAACCGGATCGGCAGCGCCGGCGGCCACGCCGACATGGCCGGCGCACAACTCCAGATCGGAATTCTGGGCAGTGCAGACGATGAGAAGGAGATCGAGTCGATCGTTAGCGTCGTCGAGGAAGTGATCACGAACCGCTTTTTCGAGGCGATCGAGACGCGGCCGGGAGTTCCGGTCGGGGCCTACACACAAACCAGCGAGTGGCTGTTCACCCAGCGTGGCGAGCCCGAAGACGGCGAGTCGGCATGA
- a CDS encoding NAD(P)-binding oxidoreductase, translating to MAGSPTPDRVLVAGASGATGEELLSVLRPTDLSVRATTRSYANVDTLERHGADEVVVADFFESSDAVAAVENCDIVYCALGTPPSLRHVTGGKLVDRTGVINLVTAAIAADVSYFVLESAIGVGNSKAGLSLPARLLIRGSLRAKRDAETALRRSGLRYTIIRPGSLTNEPPSGEVVVGEGGDSVSGSIPRADVARVMAASPFTPDARNRTVEVVSRDGLSSAPTNRVNIDWADDLLTSGHEHRRV from the coding sequence ATGGCTGGATCACCAACACCCGATCGCGTCCTCGTCGCCGGTGCCAGCGGGGCGACCGGCGAGGAGTTGCTCTCCGTGCTGCGACCGACCGATCTCTCCGTTCGTGCGACTACGCGCTCGTACGCGAACGTCGATACGCTCGAGCGCCACGGTGCCGACGAGGTGGTCGTCGCCGATTTCTTCGAGTCGTCCGACGCCGTTGCTGCGGTCGAGAACTGTGATATCGTCTACTGTGCGCTCGGAACGCCGCCGAGCCTGCGCCACGTGACCGGCGGCAAACTCGTCGATCGGACCGGGGTCATCAACCTCGTTACTGCCGCCATTGCGGCGGACGTCTCTTACTTCGTCCTCGAAAGTGCGATCGGCGTCGGGAACTCGAAAGCGGGACTCTCGCTGCCGGCTCGGCTACTGATCCGGGGATCGTTGCGAGCCAAGCGGGACGCCGAGACGGCACTTCGTCGGTCGGGACTGAGGTATACGATCATTCGACCTGGGAGTCTGACGAACGAACCACCGAGTGGCGAAGTCGTAGTCGGCGAGGGTGGCGACTCCGTTTCGGGGTCGATCCCGCGGGCCGACGTGGCACGGGTAATGGCTGCGTCGCCGTTCACGCCCGATGCACGCAATCGGACCGTCGAAGTCGTCAGTCGCGATGGGTTGTCGAGTGCGCCGACCAATCGCGTCAACATCGACTGGGCCGACGATCTCCTCACGAGCGGCCATGAACACCGCCGGGTCTAG
- a CDS encoding NADH-quinone oxidoreductase subunit N: MAVLELPDWMALAPALILAGTALVLFLIDSIDPHSTNRTLLSGTAIVGSLSSLAVAVWYTAAGVGATGIENYGVIDVMNGQFVVDQLALYFMIIISVVTALVTVASHDYLRDHTYQAEYYSLVVLAATGMSMMAASNSLVTIFIALELTSLPSYALVAILKDNRGSVEAGLKYFLIGALSSAIFVYGVSLVYGATGSLQLEAIATEVEVIAENAGTADEMGGLLGLGILMLIGGIAFKTASVPFHFWAPEAYEGAPAPISAFLSSASKAAGFVLAFRVFTTAFPVGATADIIGVDWTLAFAILAIVTMTLGNFAAATQENVKRMLAYSSIGHAGYVLIGLAALSAEGGELVMGAAMMHLLVYGFMNTGAFLFVGLAEHWGVGRTFEDYNGLAERAPFACGAMAIFMFSLAGVPPFGGFWSKYLLYTETINAAADNTILLALAAALVINSALSLYYYSRLVKALWIEEPLLDRDRLAQPTGLYAAIVAAAVMTVVILPAFGPIADAALEAAAAVVA; the protein is encoded by the coding sequence ATGGCGGTTCTTGAACTCCCCGACTGGATGGCACTCGCACCGGCGCTGATCCTAGCGGGGACGGCGCTCGTCCTGTTCCTGATAGACAGCATCGACCCGCACTCGACGAACCGCACGCTGCTTTCCGGTACCGCCATCGTCGGCTCGCTGTCGTCGTTGGCCGTCGCCGTCTGGTACACCGCTGCCGGCGTCGGCGCGACTGGGATCGAGAACTACGGCGTTATCGACGTCATGAACGGCCAGTTCGTCGTCGACCAACTGGCGCTCTACTTCATGATCATCATCTCGGTCGTCACGGCCCTCGTCACGGTGGCGAGCCACGACTACCTGCGGGACCACACCTATCAGGCTGAGTACTACTCGCTGGTCGTCCTCGCGGCGACCGGGATGTCGATGATGGCCGCCTCGAACAGTCTCGTGACGATCTTCATCGCACTCGAGCTGACGAGCCTGCCGTCGTACGCGCTGGTCGCGATCCTGAAGGACAATCGCGGCAGCGTCGAAGCGGGCCTGAAGTACTTCCTGATCGGGGCGCTGTCGTCGGCGATCTTCGTCTACGGCGTCTCGCTGGTCTACGGCGCGACTGGCTCACTGCAACTCGAGGCCATCGCAACTGAGGTCGAGGTCATCGCTGAGAACGCCGGGACCGCCGACGAGATGGGTGGCTTGCTCGGACTGGGCATCCTGATGTTGATCGGCGGCATCGCGTTCAAGACCGCGAGCGTTCCCTTCCACTTCTGGGCCCCCGAGGCCTACGAGGGTGCGCCCGCACCGATCTCGGCGTTCCTCTCCTCGGCCTCGAAGGCCGCCGGCTTCGTGCTCGCGTTCCGCGTGTTCACAACGGCGTTCCCGGTCGGGGCGACGGCCGACATCATCGGCGTCGACTGGACGCTGGCGTTCGCCATTCTCGCGATCGTCACGATGACGCTCGGGAACTTCGCGGCGGCGACCCAAGAGAACGTCAAGCGGATGCTCGCCTACTCCTCGATCGGCCATGCCGGCTACGTGCTGATCGGGCTCGCGGCCCTCTCGGCCGAGGGCGGCGAACTCGTCATGGGCGCGGCCATGATGCACCTGCTGGTCTACGGCTTCATGAACACGGGCGCGTTCCTGTTCGTCGGACTGGCCGAACACTGGGGCGTCGGCCGGACCTTCGAGGACTACAACGGCCTCGCAGAGCGGGCACCCTTCGCCTGCGGCGCGATGGCAATCTTCATGTTCAGCCTCGCGGGGGTCCCGCCCTTCGGCGGCTTCTGGAGCAAGTACCTCCTCTACACCGAGACGATCAATGCGGCGGCGGACAACACGATCTTGCTCGCCCTCGCCGCCGCGCTGGTGATCAACAGCGCGCTCTCGCTGTACTACTACTCGCGGCTGGTCAAGGCGCTCTGGATCGAGGAGCCGCTCCTCGATCGTGACCGCCTCGCACAGCCCACCGGCCTCTACGCGGCCATCGTCGCCGCAGCCGTCATGACGGTCGTCATCCTGCCGGCGTTCGGTCCGATTGCCGACGCTGCACTCGAGGCGGCCGCCGCGGTCGTCGCCTGA
- a CDS encoding CBS domain-containing protein, with protein sequence MEVVSGRTKPKVKDYMTRDVATVSPDETVGEVAARIAESEEHSGFPVCERRRVEGFISARDLLLAEDDDPIFKVMATELLVAHPDMKVNDAARVILRSGIQKLPVVDDAGNLVGIISNADVIRSQIERATPEKVGKLMRTLEQIHEIDLTEERRTVPLSELTPTQGRVYADELEGRRYELERGLAEPLVVIDNGGTLLLADGHHRVLAADRLDIDEMDAYVIVIDHEIDLGMARTAEKEGLERIDDIDVVDYARHPLVQTTKRLQSDGGRVDEDEAE encoded by the coding sequence ATGGAGGTCGTGTCGGGCCGGACGAAGCCCAAGGTCAAAGACTACATGACGCGCGACGTGGCGACGGTATCTCCCGACGAGACTGTCGGCGAGGTCGCGGCGCGGATCGCCGAGAGCGAGGAACACAGCGGCTTTCCCGTCTGCGAGCGACGCCGCGTGGAGGGCTTCATCAGCGCCCGCGACCTGTTGCTCGCCGAGGACGACGATCCGATTTTCAAAGTCATGGCGACGGAACTGCTCGTCGCCCACCCCGACATGAAGGTGAACGACGCCGCACGTGTCATCCTTCGGTCGGGCATCCAGAAACTACCCGTCGTCGACGACGCGGGCAACCTCGTGGGGATCATTTCTAACGCCGACGTCATCCGCAGTCAGATCGAACGCGCAACCCCCGAGAAGGTCGGCAAGCTGATGCGGACCTTAGAGCAAATCCACGAAATTGACCTGACAGAGGAACGCCGAACCGTCCCGCTCTCGGAGCTTACCCCCACGCAGGGCCGGGTCTATGCGGACGAACTCGAGGGGCGGCGCTACGAACTCGAGCGGGGGCTGGCCGAGCCACTGGTGGTCATCGACAACGGCGGCACGCTCCTGTTGGCGGACGGCCACCACCGCGTGCTCGCGGCCGACCGGTTGGACATCGACGAGATGGACGCCTATGTGATCGTCATCGATCACGAGATCGATCTTGGAATGGCGCGCACGGCCGAAAAGGAGGGTCTCGAGCGGATCGATGACATCGACGTCGTCGACTACGCGCGCCATCCGTTGGTCCAGACGACCAAGCGGCTCCAGTCGGACGGCGGACGTGTGGACGAAGACGAGGCCGAGTAG